CTTAGAGTCCTTCCATTATTTGATGGCGGAAAAGGTTGCAGGCCTGTTGTACGTGTGTATGGTCCGGACCCTTCAAAGCCTTCCAATAGAAGTTCTCAGCTTCTTTTCTCAACTTCAAAATCCCAAAATCATGTCCGCCACTACCTACAGGTGATGTAAAGTTATGCTGTTCATACTGAATGTGGATTAATTAGATTGAAACTCTTCTTAAGAAATTGTAACCACAGGCAGAATGTGTGCTCGTGAAAATTGATATCCGTTGTCGTGTTCAAGGGGATGTCGTTCTTGAATGCATACATTTAAGTGAAGATTTTGTTCGTGAGGAGATGATGTTTAGAGTCATGTTTCATACTGCATTTGTACGGTCAGATATTTTGGTTCTGAGCCGTGATGAAATTGATATTTTGTGGGATGCAAAGGACCAGTTCCCCAAGGATTTTAAATCTGAGGTATGTTTTTGTTATTTGTATGTCAGCCATTTTCTAAAGTAGGAGGAGTTGAACACACACTCATATTTGTATCAGGTGCTTTTTTTGGACGCTGATGCTGTTCTACCTAATATAACCACAGTCATTGTAAATGGAGATGCAAATGAGCCAGAAGAAAGTGCTTCACCTGAGGAATTCTACGAAGCGGAAGAGATCTTCAGCAATGTAATGGATATACAGGAAGGTAAGGGGGAATATGATTCTTCAAGGATTCATGAAGATGCAGTAGATGATGGAAGTCATAAAGAGGTCTGGAAAGAGTATTCAGATCCTCATACTTCTCAGGATTCTGTGCAAGATGATGGGATTCATCAACATGTTGGAAGGGCAGATGCTGATATTAGTATGATAAAAGACATTATTGTTGATGATGTGAAGTACAAGCTTGACCCGAGTGTGGATTTTGATTCTCATGGTGTGAAAGATATTACAGTGGATGATGGAGAAAATAAGTCAACTCAAACTGCAGCGACTTTTGATATGATGAATACTATGGAGACAAAGGAAGTCACTATGGATAGGCATGATGAGTTGGCAGCTACGCAAAACAAGTTTGACAAAGATAACAATGCAACAAAAACAGAATTAGAGTCTGAGGAAATGCAGCTGGTGCATGATCATTCCAGATCAGAATCAGATAAATTACTTCCATCTGCTGAAAAGAATCAACTTCCTTCAAACTCAAGTTCAGTGGGAGATGCAGTTGCAGCAAAGCAAAAGACTAAACACCATGAACAACATGGTTTTCACCATGAACAACATGGTTCTCACCATGAACATGGTTTTCATGCAAAACTAGCAAAACCAGATGTGGCGCCTAGGTGGATACCTTCCAACAAGGGTTCTTATCAAGATTCATTGCATGTCTCATATCCACCAACAAGGCATAATAATTCACCTGCTGCTCTGTCAAATGCTACTTCTGCAAACGAGAAAATGACTGATGCCAAAGGAAAATCTGCTTCTGGTTCTCATGTCTCTAGAGCAATGGTTTCTACAGACATGACAAGTGCAATTATGTCAGAAGTTTGTGAATCGCTTGGCGCAGTTTCCCTTCCTtgtcctcctccaccaccaccacaaccaccacctctTCCTCCACTCCCTCCCTCTACTCCAATGTCTTCAGCAGATAGAGCTCCACTCCCTCCTCCCTCAACACCTCCAAAATCACTTAAAGCTCTACCTCCACCTCCACCCCCTCCTTCAGCTCCTTTTATTGCAGGAAGTGcaattatttcaaaagtttcTAAATCAGTTGGTGATGTTTCCCTTCCTTGTTctccttcaccaccaccaccacaacccccTCCTCCATCTCTACCCCCAACCACACCTCCTCCGGCTTCCGTTATTGCAGGAAGTGCAATTATGTCAGGTGAAGCTTCTTTTCCTTGTtctcttccatcaccaccacaaccaccacctcctcctccaaagTATGGCGTTACAACCAtacctccttctcctcctttaCTCATGTCTGCAACAGATAGAGCTCCACTCCCTCCTCCCTCAACACACCTAACATCACTTACAACTCCATCTCCTCCAAGCTCACGCACAACAATAACCCAAACTCCACTTCcttcaccaccacaaccaccatctcCTCCCCCAAAGTATGGCGTTGCAACCATACCTCCTCCACCTCTGCCTATGTCTTCAATAGATAGAACTCCACTCCCTCTGCTGTCAACACCCCTAACATCACTTGATGCTCCACCTCCAACCCCAACTCTgtccccacccccacccccacccccaaccCCACCCCAACCTTTACCACCACTTCTCACTTCTTCTCCTGTATGCAgagctccaccaccaccaccttttgATATAGTTACATCTCCTTCACTTCAACCTCCTCTTAGTATagcttcaccaccaccacccccacctccaccgccaccgccacctcTTCCTTCATCAAGTTCCCCACCTCCACCTCCTTTATATAGAGAGCCActacctccacctccacctccaccgccacctcctcctccatcaagtgCCCCACCTCCCCTACCTGGAGCGCCACcaactcctcctccacctcctgtACCTCCCCTAATGCATGGAGCGCCACCACCTCAACCTTCTCCAGGTAGCCAAGGCCCACCTCCAGGTGTCCGAGGCCCACCCCCTCCACCCCCGCCTCCTGTAGCTCCCCCAGTGCATGAAgcgccaccacctccacctccacctcctccaGGTAGCCAAGGCCCACCTCTAGGTGTCCGAGGCCCACCCCCTCCACCCCCGCCTCCTGTAGCTCTCCCAGTGCATGGAgcgccaccacctccacctcctccaGGTAGCCAAGGCCCACTTCCAGGTGTCCGAGGCCCACCCCCTCCACCCCCACCTCCTGTAGCTCCCCCAGTGCATGAAgcgccaccacctccacctccacctcctccaGGTAGCCAAGGCCCACCTCCAGGTGTCCGAGGCCCACCCCCTCCACCCCCACCTCCTGTAGCTCCCCCAGTGCATGGAGCGCCACAACCTCCACCTCTTCCAGGTAGCCAAGGCCCACCCCCTCCACCCCTACCTCCTGTAGCTCCCCCAGTGCATGGAGCTCCACCACCTCCAGGTGTCCGAGgcccaccacctccacctcctcctagAAGTCAGGCTCCTggtgctcctcctcctccaggTGGCGCacctccaccacctcctcccCTTGGTTCTAAAGGGGCAGTGGGAGCGGATCCAAGAGGAAGAGGGCGCGGACTTGCACGTCCAGGTGCTAGTGCAGTGGCAGCCCGACAGTCCAATTTAAAGGCTCTGTATTGGAGTAAGGTCTCAACAGCAATGAAAGGAAGTTTATGGGAAGAATTACAAAGACCCGGAGAATCTCAAAGGTAATTTGATTTTTCTGTCATTGCAAGATTTGGTTTACTCAATGTCAATTCTTTATAATTATACACTTAATTTCTGCTTTCAATATCCTTCTTGTTGTAATGATTGGTTTTAAATTCCATCTTAGTGGACAAGAGTTTGACGTTTCAGAGATAGTGAAGTATTTTTCTGCAAATGTTCCAAAACCTGCTGATTCTGGTGGTAAATCTGGAGGGCGAAACAAATCTGCTGGATCCAAACCTGAAAAAATCACCTTGGTATTTTTCTGTACATTCTTGAAATACAATTTTTGAAATAATCCTTGTGTGAGAGGTGATATGATGGTTTTCACTTGGtaatatttcttttttaaagtgAATTTCCATGATTGGTATTTTTACTACACAATAAAGGTTGCTGATGATTTTCAAGTCTTTCGGTATACTAAAATTGGAATTTGATACTGCTATTAAGTATGGAGTATGTCTATTGCCTAGTAATATTTTCATACGTGAAACCATTTTCATTGTGATTTGACTTGAGTGATTTGGTCTTTGCTCTTTAattttgaaggaaataaatgttcactttatttttagaatttaaTAACTATTTACTGACATTGTAAACAAGTTTAATACAAATGTCCAACTATATTTCACCATCTTGCCTTTTTGGtctctttaattttaattcaattatgATGTGGCAAGAAGGTGAAATATGATTGGACATCTATGTAAAACTTCTGTAAGTTTCAATATATAGTTATTGAATAAACCTTGTTTTTATTGTGTCAAGAAAAATATTGTTACAAACCTCTTAATGCATGAAGTATTGTGCCTCAATGACTGTTTTGAATACATCTCTTAAAactgttatttttattttctaatccCTTCATTGCTGTCTCCTCTATGTCATGAAAATTAGAATCAGCTGTTGTATGCACAGTGGTGCATTTTTGGGGTTATTGAAGCAAATATTTAGAACTCATTGAATTGATGTTTACTTGGTACTTCCTAGGTATCTGATCAATAACTTGTATATTTGTATGTTTAATTGTAGGTTGACCTAAGGAGAGCCTACAATACTGAAATTATGCTCACAAAGGTTAAGATGCCACTTCCTGATATGATGGTAAGTTGATACTTTGAAATGTCTTAATTCATGTGAGTAGTTTTTGAAATAAAGTTATGCGAGCTTGGATTTTGCGTTAAAGTATATTACAATGAATGAccgtatttaatttttttgcatgaaacaaatttgaatttttggaaTGCAAGGTGTGTGCAAGCTTTGTCTTGAAATAGAAGCCCCATTTAAAGGATAATCAAATAGGGTATAGCCTAATAAATAGAGGTAGAGGAAGACAACGGAAAACTCAAAGGTAAATCATTGAAAAAGACTTGAATCTAAATTGCCTTTATAAACTTACTTTATGACAAAATTTCATGCTATTTTTTATCCATGTAGACACTTAAGAACTTGAGCAATCTAAATATTTGTTGTATTCACAAGATAGTTTGTGCAAGTGTAAATATACAAGCGAAGCATAAATGCATAATTCAGATCCTTAAAGTTTACTAATTGTTGAGATATTTATTATGAGATATCTATTAAGATATATCTTGTTGAGATAGATTTGTTAGGATATGGTTTGTTAGGATtagattttatattattttgatttctttatgAAAGATTAGGATATAAGATGTTATCATctagattttattttttgagttaGTAGTTGACTAGGAAACCTCTAGGAATCTAGTCTATAAATATTATACTTCTGAATCCAGTATTATTAATgaagtataaaaaattatttagaatACTTCCAATTTCTCTCTTCATAATCTAAAAGAGTAAATCCTATAATTCAACGTGGTATAAGAGTGCTATCATCCTCCGTGACCTGTGCCATCACGAAAATCACATCCGTCGTTAGGTAAACCATGACCAGATGAATGGGAATGCATAGGGTTCTCAAATCCAGAATTTCCAGAAGTTAGATTCACCTAAGGAACTTGTGTTTGCGAAGAAACTGGGTCGGGTTGCGTCAAAGAGGCTTGCAAAGCCTGAGTAAGAAGCACCGAAGATGATGAATCACCAACTTGTCACTTCTTCATATGCTCCAGATGAGCTTTGTAGGCTACTAGAATTttttcccgtgcaacgcacgacgGAATTTTTATTGTGTTGATTATTATATAAGCTAAATCAttgtttataattaaaataaaaaattagaaataaattaCAATCATAGGATGAAGACTTTAAAAAATCATAGATGACCTTGAAGCAAATATTTGAGATTTAACACGGATAACTCAATCTTAAAGAGACAAAAATAAATCATCATTTACATACCCAATAGTTTATTTTTATCCATGGGAaataattgattattttttgGCATTAGAGCAATGCAAATATTATgaattcatttttcatttaatcAATTATTTGATTAAGAAATATTTATTACCTCTAATCATTCTGTTGTTTATGC
This is a stretch of genomic DNA from Lotus japonicus ecotype B-129 chromosome 1, LjGifu_v1.2. It encodes these proteins:
- the LOC130734637 gene encoding formin-like protein 20, encoding MALFRRFFYRKPPDRLLEISERVYVFDCCFSTDVLEEDEYRVYVGGIVAQLQDHFPDASFMVFNFREGNRRSQISDILSQYDMTVMEYPRQYEGCPLLPLEMIHHFLRSSESWLSLEGQQNILLMHCERGGWPVLAFMLAGLLLYRKQYTGDQKTLEMVYKQAPKELLQLLSPLNPQPSQLRYLQYISRRHLGSEWPPSETPLYLDCLILRVLPLFDGGKGCRPVVRVYGPDPSKPSNRSSQLLFSTSKSQNHVRHYLQAECVLVKIDIRCRVQGDVVLECIHLSEDFVREEMMFRVMFHTAFVRSDILVLSRDEIDILWDAKDQFPKDFKSEVLFLDADAVLPNITTVIVNGDANEPEESASPEEFYEAEEIFSNVMDIQEGKGEYDSSRIHEDAVDDGSHKEVWKEYSDPHTSQDSVQDDGIHQHVGRADADISMIKDIIVDDVKYKLDPSVDFDSHGVKDITVDDGENKSTQTAATFDMMNTMETKEVTMDRHDELAATQNKFDKDNNATKTELESEEMQLVHDHSRSESDKLLPSAEKNQLPSNSSSVGDAVAAKQKTKHHEQHGFHHEQHGSHHEHGFHAKLAKPDVAPRWIPSNKGSYQDSLHVSYPPTRHNNSPAALSNATSANEKMTDAKGKSASGSHVSRAMVSTDMTSAIMSEVCESLGAVSLPCPPPPPPQPPPLPPLPPSTPMSSADRAPLPPPSTPPKSLKALPPPPPPPSAPFIAGSAIISKVSKSVGDVSLPCSPSPPPPQPPPPSLPPTTPPPASVIAGSAIMSGEASFPCSLPSPPQPPPPPPKYGVTTIPPSPPLLMSATDRAPLPPPSTHLTSLTTPSPPSSRTTITQTPLPSPPQPPSPPPKYGVATIPPPPLPMSSIDRTPLPLLSTPLTSLDAPPPTPTLSPPPPPPPTPPQPLPPLLTSSPVCRAPPPPPFDIVTSPSLQPPLSIASPPPPPPPPPPPPLPSSSSPPPPPLYREPLPPPPPPPPPPPPSSAPPPLPGAPPTPPPPPVPPLMHGAPPPQPSPGSQGPPPGVRGPPPPPPPPVAPPVHEAPPPPPPPPPGSQGPPLGVRGPPPPPPPPVALPVHGAPPPPPPPGSQGPLPGVRGPPPPPPPPVAPPVHEAPPPPPPPPPGSQGPPPGVRGPPPPPPPPVAPPVHGAPQPPPLPGSQGPPPPPLPPVAPPVHGAPPPPGVRGPPPPPPPRSQAPGAPPPPGGAPPPPPPLGSKGAVGADPRGRGRGLARPGASAVAARQSNLKALYWSKVSTAMKGSLWEELQRPGESQSGQEFDVSEIVKYFSANVPKPADSGGKSGGRNKSAGSKPEKITLVDLRRAYNTEIMLTKVKMPLPDMMAAVLALDESVLDVDQVENLIKFCPTKEEMELLKAYTGDKENLGRCEQYFLELMKVPRVESKLRVFAFKIQYGCQITEFKRSLNTVNSACEEVRNSLKLKEIMKKILYLGNTLNQGTARGSAVGFKLESLLKLTDTRASNSRMTLMHYLCKVLAEKSPGLLDFHLGLVSLETATKIQLKSLAEEMQAIIKGLEKVKQELAASENDGPVSEVFRKTLKEFVGVVESEVASLTNLYSVVGRNADALAQYFGEDPARCPFEQVTATLLNFVRLFRKAHEENCKQAELDKKKAEKEAEMEKAKGIDSTSKSGKDKEGKS